A DNA window from Microcystis aeruginosa NIES-843 contains the following coding sequences:
- a CDS encoding inositol monophosphatase family protein translates to METFWSQVLDFCYQATEQVGDRLLADFGKLQATNKADGTLVTAADRWSDGELRSLIARTFQDHGVLTEETTHIFPDQEWCWVVDPIDGTTNFTRGIPIWGISLGLLYWGTPVFGFVYLPCLKQAYYGYWYGETGLTGPEGAYRDGQPIHTSEDFPSKNHLFNLCARSTDIFKNPFPCKVRMIGVASYNLLLVADGTVLGGVEATPKVWDIAAVWAILQAAGGVFISLGEKIFPLQVGENYSDRSYPCLAVARSNLAPVFLPLVGFLKDVA, encoded by the coding sequence ATGGAAACTTTTTGGAGTCAGGTTTTAGACTTTTGTTATCAGGCTACCGAGCAGGTGGGCGATCGCTTACTGGCTGATTTTGGCAAATTACAGGCCACCAATAAAGCAGATGGGACTTTAGTGACGGCTGCCGACCGTTGGTCTGATGGGGAATTGCGATCGCTAATTGCCCGCACTTTCCAGGATCATGGAGTCCTAACCGAGGAAACTACCCATATTTTCCCGGATCAAGAATGGTGTTGGGTCGTGGATCCAATCGACGGCACGACTAATTTTACTCGCGGTATTCCCATCTGGGGCATTTCCCTAGGACTTCTCTACTGGGGGACTCCCGTGTTCGGATTTGTTTATCTCCCCTGCCTAAAACAGGCCTATTATGGTTATTGGTACGGTGAGACGGGTTTAACCGGTCCAGAGGGAGCCTACCGTGATGGTCAACCGATTCACACCAGCGAAGATTTTCCCAGCAAAAATCATCTTTTCAATCTCTGCGCTCGTAGTACAGATATATTTAAAAATCCCTTTCCCTGCAAAGTGCGGATGATAGGAGTGGCTAGTTATAATCTGCTTTTGGTTGCCGATGGCACGGTTTTGGGAGGAGTGGAAGCAACCCCGAAAGTCTGGGATATTGCTGCGGTTTGGGCAATTCTACAGGCCGCTGGCGGAGTATTTATCTCTTTAGGAGAAAAGATTTTTCCCTTGCAGGTGGGGGAAAATTATAGCGATCGATCCTATCCCTGTTTAGCCGTGGCTCGATCGAATTTAGCGCCGGTTTTCTTGCCTTTAGTCGGTTTTCTCAAGGATGTTGCTTGA
- a CDS encoding ABC transporter ATP-binding protein, translating to MSFDTSSLSERNDKAEVYQPVIIRLENVSKIYGSGETMVKALNNVNLSLKKGEYCAIMGASGSGKSTAMNIIGCLDRPTSGSYYLENLDVSTLPDGDLAQIRNRKIGFVFQQFHLLPQMSALENVMLPMIYGGVSPQERKERAIAALTKVKLDNRLHNKPNQLSGGQQQRVAIARAIVNQPILLLADEPTGALDSKTTQEVMAIFSELNNSGITIVMVTHEADVARHSQRIIWFKDGEVVYPNLAPTDLHEVIG from the coding sequence ATGAGTTTTGATACTTCCTCTCTCAGCGAACGCAACGATAAAGCCGAAGTCTATCAGCCAGTAATTATTCGCCTCGAAAATGTATCTAAAATCTACGGCAGTGGCGAAACCATGGTTAAAGCCCTTAATAACGTCAATTTGAGCCTGAAAAAAGGGGAATATTGCGCTATTATGGGGGCTTCGGGTTCGGGAAAATCCACGGCCATGAATATTATCGGCTGTCTTGATCGTCCCACCTCGGGGTCTTATTATCTAGAAAATCTGGACGTTTCCACGCTGCCGGATGGGGATTTAGCCCAGATTCGCAATCGTAAAATCGGCTTTGTTTTCCAGCAATTCCATCTTTTACCCCAGATGAGTGCGCTGGAAAATGTCATGTTACCAATGATTTATGGTGGGGTTTCTCCCCAAGAAAGAAAGGAAAGAGCGATCGCTGCTTTAACGAAGGTAAAATTAGATAATCGACTGCACAATAAACCCAATCAATTATCGGGGGGACAACAGCAGCGCGTTGCTATTGCTAGGGCAATTGTCAATCAACCCATATTATTACTTGCTGATGAACCGACGGGGGCCCTAGACTCGAAAACTACCCAAGAGGTGATGGCTATTTTCTCGGAATTGAATAACAGTGGCATTACTATCGTCATGGTAACTCACGAGGCTGATGTGGCGCGTCACTCTCAGCGCATTATCTGGTTTAAGGATGGTGAAGTGGTTTATCCTAATCTCGCACCGACGGATTTACACGAGGTGATTGGGTAG